From Thiohalorhabdus denitrificans, the proteins below share one genomic window:
- a CDS encoding CsiV family protein gives MRHFVLTMLAGAAVLVTGPAGAVAEDPSDQEESPYVVRLLLFQHQDYWDDPALASPPRGDKLELRADGIGSAEVPADQNPMAALWERLRRAGDYRPLAQGTLTAPAVPEEEAAPVILDESWPASIRPGFAALDGVADRPVRALLGGDPTNGNGTASWVADRLRGSLTFHKGRYAHLAVELAFTERRRWMPWGVDTRHYFLRQSRRLLPDRYYYFDHPRFGLIAHIEQLE, from the coding sequence GTGAGGCACTTTGTCCTGACGATGCTGGCGGGGGCCGCGGTCCTGGTAACGGGACCGGCCGGGGCGGTGGCCGAGGATCCCTCGGATCAGGAGGAGTCCCCCTACGTGGTCCGCCTCCTGCTGTTCCAGCATCAGGACTACTGGGACGATCCGGCGCTCGCCTCCCCCCCGCGTGGGGACAAGCTGGAGCTTCGTGCCGACGGGATCGGTTCGGCCGAGGTGCCCGCCGACCAAAACCCCATGGCGGCCCTATGGGAGCGGCTGCGCCGCGCCGGTGACTATCGACCCCTGGCCCAAGGCACGCTCACGGCCCCCGCGGTCCCCGAGGAGGAGGCCGCGCCCGTGATCCTCGATGAGTCCTGGCCGGCCAGCATCCGGCCGGGCTTCGCCGCCCTGGACGGCGTGGCCGACCGGCCTGTTCGGGCCCTCCTCGGCGGTGACCCCACGAACGGGAACGGGACCGCCAGCTGGGTCGCCGATCGCCTTCGCGGCTCCCTGACCTTCCACAAGGGCCGCTACGCGCACCTCGCCGTGGAACTGGCCTTCACCGAGCGCCGCCGCTGGATGCCCTGGGGGGTGGATACCCGCCATTACTTCCTGCGCCAAAGCCGCCGCCTGCTGCCCGACCGGTACTACTACTTCGACCATCCCCGCTTCGGGCTCATCGCCCACATCGAGCAGCTGGAGTAA
- a CDS encoding tetratricopeptide repeat protein yields MPPTLRVLYAALALLLAGALPLLPTSALAQQAPELPQLRAPNGPSGALQERIQILREQNGQLRRQVQELRERTTRLESDLSHIREQTGTRVEGLDQRLADETSSLESTLALYMRVGTFVLILLGVFGFGYIHTMLRDIIERATSSHLRSEEFSRSLSEKVEQVAQEARESILEENKEETRRLTRKLIDEFLTEERSRIEQAVEEEQNALKKLREEHLDLQSPVSPEAGAYLETVATAVSDRSLDLLTDDELYYAMLEADSKSNYAEAERYARELLRRHPSTADSLSNLAWILEHTGRVEEAEAHYKRALEAGPARADIARYYAHLLESLDRPEEAQQVLGHALEQSPGDPGALRQYANLLARRQQPEEAERLLREGLEANPEDPPLLSAYARLLWALGRWDEAGERYRQALQVQPNDPALLGEVAEMELERGNLERAVHDVSALLEQAPDSVDGMMLRGRINLQAGRFNEAETDFRQALAQKEDRPGPRFSLGLALLGQGRHAEATEVYNRALHLAGDPETVRSRGVEPLRALSGTHQIPEAEPFLEWLEGAAHPAADTESEESEASEQ; encoded by the coding sequence TTGCCGCCCACGCTCCGGGTCCTGTACGCCGCCCTCGCCCTGCTCCTGGCAGGCGCCCTGCCACTGCTCCCCACCTCCGCCCTGGCGCAGCAGGCCCCCGAGCTTCCCCAGCTCCGGGCCCCCAACGGGCCGTCGGGGGCGCTGCAGGAGCGCATCCAGATCCTGCGGGAGCAGAACGGTCAGCTGCGCCGCCAGGTGCAGGAGCTCCGCGAGCGCACCACGCGGCTGGAAAGCGACCTGTCCCATATCCGCGAGCAGACGGGGACCCGCGTCGAGGGCCTCGACCAACGCCTCGCCGACGAGACCTCCAGCCTGGAATCCACCCTGGCCCTCTACATGCGGGTGGGGACCTTCGTGCTCATCCTGCTCGGCGTGTTCGGCTTCGGCTACATCCACACCATGCTGCGCGACATCATCGAGCGGGCCACCAGCAGCCACCTGCGCAGCGAGGAGTTCAGCAGGAGCCTGTCGGAGAAGGTGGAGCAGGTGGCCCAGGAGGCGCGCGAGTCCATCCTGGAGGAAAACAAGGAGGAGACGCGCCGCCTCACCCGCAAGCTCATCGACGAGTTCCTCACCGAGGAGCGGTCCCGGATCGAGCAGGCCGTGGAGGAGGAGCAGAACGCCCTGAAGAAGCTGCGCGAGGAGCACCTCGACCTGCAGTCGCCGGTTTCCCCCGAGGCGGGGGCCTACCTGGAGACGGTGGCCACGGCCGTCAGCGACCGCAGCCTGGACCTGCTCACCGACGACGAACTCTACTACGCCATGCTGGAAGCGGACAGCAAGTCCAACTACGCGGAAGCGGAGCGCTACGCCCGTGAGCTTCTGCGCCGCCATCCCAGCACCGCCGACAGCCTCTCCAACCTGGCCTGGATCCTGGAGCACACCGGTCGCGTGGAAGAGGCGGAGGCCCACTACAAGCGGGCCCTGGAGGCGGGCCCCGCGCGCGCCGATATTGCCCGCTATTACGCCCACCTGCTGGAATCCCTGGACCGACCGGAGGAGGCCCAGCAGGTCCTTGGCCACGCCCTGGAGCAGTCCCCCGGCGACCCGGGCGCCCTCCGGCAGTACGCCAATCTGCTGGCGCGCCGCCAGCAGCCCGAGGAGGCCGAGCGCCTCCTGCGGGAAGGGCTGGAGGCCAATCCCGAGGACCCGCCCCTGCTGAGCGCCTATGCCCGGCTGCTCTGGGCGCTGGGAAGGTGGGACGAGGCCGGCGAGCGTTACCGCCAGGCCCTCCAGGTCCAGCCCAATGATCCGGCCCTGCTCGGCGAGGTGGCCGAGATGGAGCTCGAACGTGGTAACCTCGAGCGAGCGGTTCACGACGTCAGCGCCCTGCTTGAGCAAGCCCCCGACTCCGTGGACGGCATGATGCTCCGCGGTCGGATCAACCTACAGGCCGGCCGCTTCAACGAGGCGGAAACCGATTTCCGCCAAGCCCTGGCCCAGAAGGAGGACCGACCGGGGCCCCGGTTCTCCCTCGGCCTCGCGCTCCTCGGCCAGGGCCGGCATGCCGAGGCAACGGAGGTGTACAATCGGGCCCTGCACCTTGCCGGGGACCCGGAGACCGTGCGCAGCCGGGGCGTGGAGCCCTTGCGCGCCCTTTCCGGGACGCACCAAATCCCTGAGGCGGAACCGTTCCTGGAATGGCTGGAGGGCGCCGCCCACCCGGCGGCGGACACCGAATCGGAAGAGAGCGAGGCGAGCGAACAGTGA
- the serB gene encoding phosphoserine phosphatase SerB has product MAQHAYRINAFSAAPGSDPGAALQGLDRLADPVDTLRFGDFHLAVATVEGLPDPTGEALDRTLGEAVADSGTAYGWRAALEGDRSYRAVALGRDLDGARLGEVAEALNGQGLVITGLRTLSESFAAVELTVAGPAAEPHQLTRALRPAAEEAGVDLAVLPPRKEEAVPGLLMMDMDSTLLAVECIDEIAEHAGVKEQVAAITERAMNGELDFKGSLVERVKMLEGLPEDVLESVYRERIVANPGARRLVEAARGMGVRVAVVSGGFTFFTDRLKDELQLDFTDANVLEVSEGQLTGRVLGDIVDGERKAANLRALRDRLGLARDQLIVMGDGANDLPMIAEAGLGLAFHAKPKVRERAPYNLIHSSLDGALYLLGLTDAQIDGLLQPAET; this is encoded by the coding sequence ATGGCCCAGCATGCCTACCGGATCAACGCCTTCTCCGCAGCGCCCGGGTCCGATCCCGGCGCCGCTTTGCAGGGCCTCGACCGGCTCGCCGACCCGGTCGACACCCTGCGGTTCGGGGACTTCCACCTGGCGGTGGCCACCGTGGAGGGCCTTCCGGACCCCACCGGGGAGGCGCTTGACCGGACCCTGGGCGAGGCCGTGGCAGACTCCGGCACGGCCTACGGCTGGCGCGCCGCCCTCGAGGGGGATCGTTCCTACCGAGCGGTAGCCCTGGGCCGGGACCTGGACGGGGCCCGGCTGGGGGAGGTGGCGGAGGCCCTGAACGGGCAGGGCTTGGTTATCACCGGCCTGCGTACCCTCTCGGAAAGCTTCGCCGCCGTGGAGCTGACCGTCGCCGGCCCCGCCGCCGAACCCCACCAGCTAACCCGGGCCCTGCGCCCCGCCGCGGAGGAGGCGGGGGTGGACCTGGCGGTGCTGCCGCCCCGGAAGGAGGAGGCGGTGCCCGGCCTGCTGATGATGGACATGGACTCCACCCTGCTGGCCGTGGAGTGCATCGACGAGATCGCCGAGCACGCCGGCGTCAAGGAACAGGTGGCGGCCATTACCGAGCGGGCCATGAACGGCGAGCTGGACTTCAAGGGCAGCCTGGTGGAACGGGTCAAGATGCTGGAGGGGCTGCCCGAAGATGTGCTGGAATCGGTGTACCGGGAGAGGATTGTGGCCAACCCCGGCGCCCGGCGCCTGGTGGAGGCCGCCCGGGGAATGGGGGTCCGGGTGGCCGTGGTGTCCGGCGGGTTCACCTTCTTCACCGACCGCCTGAAGGACGAGCTCCAGCTGGATTTCACCGACGCCAACGTGCTGGAGGTATCGGAGGGCCAACTGACCGGGCGAGTTCTGGGGGACATCGTGGATGGCGAGCGCAAGGCCGCCAATCTCCGCGCCCTCCGGGACCGGCTGGGCCTTGCGCGGGACCAGCTTATCGTCATGGGGGATGGCGCCAACGACCTTCCCATGATCGCCGAGGCGGGCCTGGGCCTGGCTTTCCACGCCAAGCCCAAGGTGCGGGAACGGGCCCCCTACAACCTCATCCACAGCTCCCTGGACGGGGCCCTGTATCTATTGGGGCTCACCGACGCGCAAATCGACGGGCTCCTCCAGCCTGCGGAAACCTGA